CGCTGCAAAGTGATAATAAATGTGAAGAAGAGATTAGAGGAAGGCCAAGAAACTCTCCGCATGGTCGAAGAATACTCACAAGGTATTCTTGTAAAGGCTGATGTCTCTACTAGAGAAGGCTGTGCATCAATAATAAACGAGGCAAGAAAAAACTTCGATTCAATAGACATACTTGTAAATAATGCAGGCTTAGGCATAGCTATGCCATTCATGAACAGTGATGATTCTCTAATCCAAAAATTGATCGACACAAACATAATGTCAGTAATACGCTGTTCTCAAGAGATAGGAAGGGTCATGGAGGATGGTGGAACGATCATAAACGTATCCTCCGTCGCTGGTCTAAAACCAATGCCGCTCCTACCCATATACGGGATGACAAAGGCTGCCATAATCAATCTGACGCAATACATGGCCTATGACTTTGCCCAGAGACGCATAAGGGTAAATGCAGTAGCACCTTCTGTAGTCAGTACGAAGATGGGGAACAGCCTGGTAGATATAAGCGGCTTGAAGGAGGATAAATTTGCAAAGGAATACACACTTACAGGAAAAATAATTGATCCGGATGAAGTTGCGGATGCAGTCATATTTCTTGCAAAATCTGATAGTATAACGGGCCAAACCCTTGTTATTGATTCTGGATGGTTACTGAAATAATGTTTATCTATACGTATGTGCAATCAGTCTACGTACATCGAAGTTCAGTATTGCAAGTAGTAAAGCGATCTGAAAGCTAAAAAAACAAAATCTGCTGAGATAATGATCAATCCAACCATTAAGAAAGAATAAGATGGACCGAACAGCTGGTAAAGCAGCCCACCTATTAGACTGGATAATGCTGATGCAGCCATGCCAAAAGTATTCATCGACCCCTGTATCCTTGCCATCATCTCATGCGGAACTATACGCATCGATAGTGTAGATAATACGCTGCTCTCAATCCCTATTGAGAGGCCGGCAAGAAAAGACGGCAGTACTAGCACGTATACGCTATGAATTAAGGATATTGAGACAAATGATACTCCGAGTACTATGAATACTAAAAGATTTATCCTGCCTACCTTGCCTGAAATCTTGGATGCAGAAATGGAACCGAATACCATTCCAAGAACAATAACCCCAAATATTAAGGAAACATACATTGCAGGAAGCCTGTAGCCTTCTTGCATGAGGGATATATAAAGTATAGCAGCAACACCTATTGAAAAATTTGATACAAAATTTATGGCTATGATCTCAGCCAGCCTCTTATCCTTCCTCAACAGTGTGAGAGCTTCGGCCACCCCAGTATGAATAGATTTACTCGTTCCATATGCAGTATATTTTATCATAATAAGGGGAACCGAAGACAATGCGAAGAAAAGCCCAATAATTAAAAATGAGGCTTCAAAGCCAAGCGCTATTAATATTCCTGAGATTATAAATCCAACCCCTTGAGAAGCCATTATTACCGACGACATCTCGGAAGAACCTTTCTTATAATGCTTATCTCCCAAAAATGCCTTAGTCCATGTTGCCCTAACTGAATCAACGACATCGGATGTGAAGCCAATAAGGAAAGTCGCAGCATAAATGGTAATTATAACATCTATAGAGGGCCAGAATTGAATCGATATCATTATAATAATCACGAGAACAACTCTAAATAAAGAAGAGATAAAAGCCAATGTCTTTTTCCTTTTGGATTTATCTACGTACGCTCCCACTAAAACACTGATCATCAATGGTAAAGTCAAAAGGCTGTCTGAGAAACCTGCCAATAGCGGTTTTTTCGTAATAAACAAAACTACCCATATCACAATTAAATTGTATGCTGAAAACGCTGTATGCGAGAACCAAACGCTGGAAACTAAGAACTTGAAGTTTTTATTCCCGGAATTATTTGATTTTAAGTTATACATATAAGATTATCTTATACGTAATTTTTTATCTTATATATAAATATGACCTTCATGCCCGAAAAGAGGAACGCTGACTTGCTCTTTAGGGGCTTTAGCAAGACAAGGTTAATGGTAATAACACTCATAGCCGTGAACGGCCCTATGACGGTTACACAGCTTTCCAAAGTTATAAAAACCACAAGATCAAACCTTTATCAGGCAATAAAGGAAATGGTTAGCGATGGTATACTTGTCCAAACCCGCACAGTTTCTGAAAAGAATTATGTTGAAAAATTTTATGATATAAACACCGATCTATTCGATGCAATAAAGTATGGTGATATCCGTAAGGCTATCGAGGAGATGGATGAAGATAAATTGAGGAACATCCTATATTCGTTTCTAAGGTCAGCCTCAGCAATCCTTTCAATAATGGCGGAACAGGTTAATTTATCCAATAAAGATGATCTTGATAAGTACGTAGATTATGTTAGGAAAAACCTGCTTATAATTTCATTTTCAACACATTCAACTAAAGACATGAGTAAGTTTTCTTCTATGCTTTCGAATTTCTTCACAGAGATCGATGATGACAATGACGAAAAGAAAGATGAGCACCTCCTTTACATAGTAGGGTTTCCAATCCTCAATCAAATGGGTTTTATTTCCAAAAGCAGGCATGAGAAACTAACTGGAGATGGAAAGGAATGAAGGAAATCGGAGCATCAATAAGGAAATTCCTTGATGATTCTGGGAAGTGTGGCGAAACTATTGAAATATCCGAGCCTTTCTCCGTTGATAATGAGGTAAGAGCTCTATCTGCAGCATTAGAAAAAAGCGGAAAAGTATTAATATAACCTTATACGCCTTCCTTCAATGTAAACATAACAAAATCTTATACTTTTACATTTGTCACATTGTGATATACATATATTCTATACAATATTTGATGTGACAAAACTGAACGCAAATTATTGCAATCCATTATGTGTCTCCGTGTTGATGAAACATAAAATAATATTTATTACTTGCTCCAAGTTATTGATGTCAATTTTTCGAATAGCATAATTTCATAAATTCTCCTGCTAGATATTTCTCTAACACATATTTTCTGCGTCGGTTCCTCAATACTCACTCGCTCTATATCCAATTTTATTCTGCAGATTTAAAGTGTATCATTTTTGAGGTGAAACATGTATACTTATAGATTCCGCTATTTTGTAATCTAAATATCGTTCTAGATATGAATAAATCATTATCCACGATATTACTTTTTTACAGATTTGCTATTGCAGAAAGAATATGGTACCAAATGAACCCACCTGGTATTATGATTCCCTTATAGCAATAACGCTATCTAAGAAGTAAAAAAATGGCACCTTTTCGGCTCAAGAATCAACTTTTATTTTATGTTCTTTTTGAGCTTACTGCTTCATGATAAAAGTAAATTAGCCTCCTGAAATTTTTAAAAAAGTATTCAATACTCGATGGAAAAGATATTTTTGCAGCTTGAGAAGCTCCACATGATCGAGGATTAGTATGGAGATTTCAGGGAACTGGAGAGAACATAGAAATCATAGACACTAAATATGTCATCTGGATCTTATATTTTCATTGCAATTTTCTTATAATTATAGTTCTGCCGGCTTCGTAATACCCTATGAAGTCTCCATCTCCTATATCCAGAATTTTCGCTATTCTACGCGGTATCGTTATTCTTACTGTATTTTTCTGTGAATTAACCTTGACTATTTCAAGCAGTTTTTCTTTTTCATCCATTATGTAGAAATTGCAAAATAGATTTAATCTTATCCATAAATCTGAAGACCGATCCATTTTTTGCTGCCAACTCATTTTGACGCCATTCGTTAACTTTGTAAAACACTTTTACTTGCTAGTGCCATTGATTGTGTTTAATCTCTTCGATACCTCTCGTAGTGTTCTAAATGTTGTGTTTTTATAAAGGATGCCTCACATGGAACATGTCCATTTCTCGTACATGCATTTATATTATCCTTTTAGTGTTGTTGGATGATATTTATTCTCCTACTTATCTTATGTTCGTTAATTCGATGGGATTAGTAGAATGTATCGATCTCCTTATTTATTCGGACAATAGTATTTTAGGAGTGAGTTTAAGTTCTTCCCCATATTGTATATAGGCCTAGTATACTTCTCTGGCCATTTATTTTTGAATTCATCGAACATGCTTATTGCTTCTTCTTTAGTTCGTAATAGCAATATTTACTTAAGACCGGAATAGATTTTATTTATATTGTGATCTCTTACATTTGATTGGAAATTCCTTGATGCATGTATTGTACGTAAATAGAAATAAGCTCTAGGATACAATTCTTTGATCTCTTCCCCTATTTCGGGCATGTCCACTATGAACAAAGCTGTTGGTTGAAGCCACTTTTCAGATCGATCAATACATTCCGGTAGGCAATGTTATTCTCAACGGGTTTATGCAGAATCCGGGAAAATCATACTGTCCATTATCCATAATGCCGTTGCAAATATGACGTATTCCTTCTGGACATTTCCTAATATCCCTAGGTTTTAACACCTTTTGAAAACACGGATCTGAATTGAGCTGATCTTGTCTGTAAAAAAACTGAACTTTACTCACGGAATGGCTTATTTCATGTTCTTTTTTCTCATTCTTTTTCTTATTTTCCCATAGCTTACGCTATCTTGCCCTGTTTCTTCAGGCTAAGCAGGGTCATGAGATTGTACCCAAGGCACATGAACATCGACTTTACCCTCACTCTCCTGACCATGGTCACGAAGACATGATCGCCATGGAAGATTCTCTTCATGACAGAATACGGCCTTTCACCAGGAGAACACTTCCTGGATATGCGACGGTTTCTCCTGATCTGTTTGGCGGTCAGCTTATGATTCCTTGATGCCTTGTCCATGGTTGCATCAATTCCCCTGGTTGGTGATCCTGAATATCCTTTTGTCCCTGTATGTCGGGATTCCTGGAATTCCAAGATCAACCTTCGAATCATGGGAGAAGGCTGTGGTGAGAACGAATTCCATTATTAGCGGAATGTCCGTACCCTGTACAGTATGCAGCTTGTTGCCGAAATGTGATCTTTTTCCCTTCTTTGCCCATGTTCCGTCCTTGAATCTTCGTGTCTTTGCATTCCTTCTCTCATCACGCCTGATCCTCTTCTTCTCTGCCACCCGTATCTTTGCTTCCCTTTTTGCCTGCCTCTTCCCATCCTTTGTCATGGTCTTATCTTTCTTTTCATCTTGCACAATTTCAGGCATATTTGGGGATACAGGAGGCTTCTTCCTTCCATGTTTGCCTGGATCGGATTCAATGAAGGATGCATCCTGAACAACTCCTTTCTTCACTGTTATGCCCTCTGATTCGAACGGTTCCCAGATCATCTTGTCCTTACCTGTCGATGACAGTCTCTCCCTGAACAACCATATGGCCCTAGAATCCGGAACACTGTCAGGGTAGTTGAGAAAATTCATGAACGATACCCTGTAATGCATCTCCCTCTCCATGGCCTCATCAACCAGATTGTATACAGACTGCAGGAAGAGTACCTTGACCATGAGTATGGGATCGTTGTTTGGTCTCCCTCCCAGTTTACCAGTTTCTCCATTTCAGCAAGCCTGTCCCCATCCCTTGAGAGTTCCTCATATTTCTCGCGGAGACGGTAATTCTTTATGTTCATGATGTTTGATCATGAGCGCATGAATAAAGCTTTCTGTTACAGATGCCGCATATTACGGGTTCCTGAGTAAGAACATCATGAAAGATCATGAGCGGAAAGACAGGGTGATTCAGCAAATTGAACAGGGGTTATTGGGAAAAGTGTATAGATTTATATTACTCCAACTAATTGATTTCATCAACTTATGATTCAATGAACATCATTTTCCTGTCGATCTCTGGTAGTGCAAAAGTATG
This genomic stretch from Thermoplasma volcanium GSS1 harbors:
- a CDS encoding winged helix-turn-helix domain-containing protein, whose protein sequence is MPEKRNADLLFRGFSKTRLMVITLIAVNGPMTVTQLSKVIKTTRSNLYQAIKEMVSDGILVQTRTVSEKNYVEKFYDINTDLFDAIKYGDIRKAIEEMDEDKLRNILYSFLRSASAILSIMAEQVNLSNKDDLDKYVDYVRKNLLIISFSTHSTKDMSKFSSMLSNFFTEIDDDNDEKKDEHLLYIVGFPILNQMGFISKSRHEKLTGDGKE
- a CDS encoding transposase, giving the protein MVKVLFLQSVYNLVDEAMEREMHYRVSFMNFLNYPDSVPDSRAIWLFRERLSSTGKDKMIWEPFESEGITVKKGVVQDASFIESDPGKHGRKKPPVSPNMPEIVQDEKKDKTMTKDGKRQAKREAKIRVAEKKRIRRDERRNAKTRRFKDGTWAKKGKRSHFGNKLHTVQGTDIPLIMEFVLTTAFSHDSKVDLGIPGIPTYRDKRIFRITNQGN
- a CDS encoding SDR family oxidoreductase, with protein sequence MDLKDKVAVVTGSGRGIGRAISVALAKNRCKVIINVKKRLEEGQETLRMVEEYSQGILVKADVSTREGCASIINEARKNFDSIDILVNNAGLGIAMPFMNSDDSLIQKLIDTNIMSVIRCSQEIGRVMEDGGTIINVSSVAGLKPMPLLPIYGMTKAAIINLTQYMAYDFAQRRIRVNAVAPSVVSTKMGNSLVDISGLKEDKFAKEYTLTGKIIDPDEVADAVIFLAKSDSITGQTLVIDSGWLLK
- a CDS encoding MFS transporter, with protein sequence MYNLKSNNSGNKNFKFLVSSVWFSHTAFSAYNLIVIWVVLFITKKPLLAGFSDSLLTLPLMISVLVGAYVDKSKRKKTLAFISSLFRVVLVIIIMISIQFWPSIDVIITIYAATFLIGFTSDVVDSVRATWTKAFLGDKHYKKGSSEMSSVIMASQGVGFIISGILIALGFEASFLIIGLFFALSSVPLIMIKYTAYGTSKSIHTGVAEALTLLRKDKRLAEIIAINFVSNFSIGVAAILYISLMQEGYRLPAMYVSLIFGVIVLGMVFGSISASKISGKVGRINLLVFIVLGVSFVSISLIHSVYVLVLPSFLAGLSIGIESSVLSTLSMRIVPHEMMARIQGSMNTFGMAASALSSLIGGLLYQLFGPSYSFLMVGLIIISADFVFLAFRSLYYLQY
- a CDS encoding IS5/IS1182 family transposase; translation: MDKASRNHKLTAKQIRRNRRISRKCSPGERPYSVMKRIFHGDHVFVTMVRRVRVKSMFMCLGYNLMTLLSLKKQGKIA